From Brassica rapa cultivar Chiifu-401-42 chromosome A06, CAAS_Brap_v3.01, whole genome shotgun sequence:
GCCTTCTTAAAGCCGTTGAATTCTTAGAGAATGCCCGGAAGTAAGGTTTCAAGAGTTTGTTAACACAAAAGCTCTAGTTTATTAATCAATAATTCAAAAAGTCGTATCCCTCACAAAGCCGAGATGATACTATATATAATGATATAGAAAACCTAATCTTAAAAGGAAATagatcaaaacttaacattaataggaaaaggaaagaaaaccaaaaccaaagcgTAAGAGGATGTACGCTACATCAGGTCCCCCCCGGTACGCGAGATTCGTCCACGAATCCAGAGAGTGTGTCGTCGTCCGGCTCAAATTTAAAGAGGTGCTTGACATTGAAAACATCGGCTGTGTGAATGTGAGGTGGAAGAGCCAGTCTATACGCATTTGAACTGATCCGCTCAATGATCTCAACCGGACCTATCTTACGAGGTTTCAACTTGTTATATTGACCGGTCGGAAAACGTTCCTTGATGAGAACAGCCCACACTTGATCACCGACTTGAAAATTGACCTCGCGCCTACGTCGATCTGCATCCCGCTTGTACTTAATTGCCGTGCCTTGCAAGTTGTCTTGCGCTTGTAAATGAATGGTGGAGAGTTCATCGATAAAGTCTACCGCACGTCCATGAAACTCGCCTGGTTGAGGAAGAGTAGCTAATGCCAAAGGCCCGCGAGGAACAAGGCCATAAACTACTTTAAACGGACTGAAACCGAGGCTTCTGTTATTGGCGTGATTGTGCGCGAACTCCGCCTGACATAGCAGGGAATCCCAAGAACGTAGGTTATCACCCACCAAACATCGCAACATATTGCCTAAACTTCGATTAACCACCTCGGTCTGACCATCAGTCTGGGGATGGTAAGCGGAACTCATGTTTAAACTGGTTTTCAACAGTTTCCAAAGAGAACGCCAGAAGTGTCCAATGAACCGAGAGTCCCGGTCTGAGACTATAGTTAAAGGGAGGCCGTGAAGCCTATACACCTCGCGAAAGAAGAGTTGAGCGACCTGTACCGCATCTGTCGTCTTCTTACAAGGAATAAAGTGCGCCATTTTGGAGAAACGATCAACCACTACAAAGATAGAATCATGCCCACGTTGAGTTCGAGGAAGACCGAGTACAAAATCCATACTGATATCGCTCCAAGGTTGCGTTGGAACTGGTAACGGGAGATAAAGACCGGCGTTAGAAGCCTGACCCTTGCCTTGCTGACACGAGGTGCAACGAGCCACAAACCTCTCGACATCTCGTCTTAACGTCGGCCAGAAATAAGATTCCGCCACAAGCTTGAGAGTGCGATCTCTGCCTATATGCCCCTCTCCGTGTAACTCTTTGATAATCTGGAGGCGGAGACTACAGGTAGGAACACATAAACGATTGTCTTTAAAGACAAATCCATCGACCAAAGAAAAATCCGAACGTACGCCCTGCGTAAGATCCATCCATATGGGTGAGAAGAAAGCGTCTGTTGGATATAAATCCGACAAACACTCAAACCCGGTGACGGAAACACGAAGGGTGGAGACCAGTGCATGACGCCGACTCAAGGCGTCCGCGACTTTGTTCAACTTCCCAGATTTATGCTTAATAACGAATGTAAATTGTTGCAAATACGCCGTCCACGATGCATGCCGAGATGAAATCTTATCTTGGGTACCCAAATACTTTAACGCCGCATGATCGGTGAACAAGATGAACTCCTTATGAGCCAGATAGTGACGCCAATGTTTGATGGCTTGAACAATTGCATAGAACTCGATATCATAGGTGCTATAACGACTGCGTGCTCCTGCGAGTTTCTCGCTATAGAAGGCAACCGGCCGGCCAAATTGAGAGAGGACGGCGCCCACCCCAAGTTTTGAAGCATCACAATGTAGCTCAAAGGGTGCGTCAAAGTCGGGGAGTACTAGAATAGGAGCTGTCGTCAATTTCTCTTTAATGATCGCAAAAGCTCGTGTTGCGTCCTCCGTCCAAGAAAACGAAACTCCCTTCATACAATCAGTAACAGGTGCCATAATGGAGCTAAAGTTATGGATGAACCTTCGATAAAAGGAAGCCAAACCGTGAAAGCTCCTGATCTCCGAGATTGTTGTTGGTGTAGGCCAAGAAGCGACTGCTTCTACTTTTAGTGGATCGACGCGAAGCCCTGCGGCAGAGACAACGTACCCGAGGAAGAGAACGTCCGATCTCCCGAACTCACACTTCTGCCGTGCAATAAAGAGCTTGTCCTTTCGTAATGCCAGTAAGACCTCGCGAAGGTGATGTAGGTGCTCGTCCATTGTGGTGCTGAAGATAAGGATATCATCGAAGTAAACCACGACAAAACGACCAATAAAGGGCCGAAGGGTCTGATTCATCACACGCATAAACGTGCTTGGTGCATTAGATAATCCAAACGGCATTACTAACCACTCAAATAGGCCCTCTCGAGTTTTGAAAGCAGTTTTCCACTCGTCCCCTGGTCGAATACGGATTTGATGGTACCCGCTTTTAAGATCTAATTTAGTGAATATAGATGCCTTGCCGATTTGGTCGAGAAGATCATCAAGGCGGGGAATGGGAAAACGATAACGTGTAGTGATCTTGTTGATGGCGCGGCTGTCTACACACATACGCCATGATCGGTCTTTCTTGGGAATGAGAAGTGCTGGAACCGCGCATGGGCTTAGACTCTCGCGTACATACCCCTTGATTAGCAAGTCTTCAACTTGTCTTCGAAGTTCTTCATGTTCTTCAGGGCTCATACGATAGTGAGCTCGGTTAGGCAAAACCGCATTTGGGACGAGGTCTATGTGATGTTGAATGTCCCTGAGTGGAGGTAATCCCGCTGGTAGCTCGTCCGGGAACAGGTCTTCGAATTCTGTTAAGAGTGGGACGAAAGCGGTTGGTAACGGGGTTGGGTGTGGGGGCGTTGGCGTAACGGAGACCAGCGCAAATAAAGGTCTTGTCTCTTGGAGTTCTTGTTCGAACTGAGAACGAGATATGATCATGAGATTTTGTTTTGACGTCGACGGTGTAGTGGTTGTGGCAACGGTACTAGTCGTATCAGGTGATGGAAGCAGAGTGATTTTTCGTCCTTGGAACATGAAGGAATTAGTGTTCGTTTTGCCATTGTGAATGACTTCACGATCAAACTGCCACGGTCGCCCGAGGATAATATGCGAGACATCCATCGGAGCAATATCGCAGTACAGCTCATCTTTATAAAAAGAGCCGATCGATAGGGAGATGAGTGTTCGTTGTGACACGTAAACCTCTGCCCCAGTCTGCATCCAAAGTAGGCGGTAAGGGTGTGGATGAGCTTCCGTCTTGAGGTTCAGTTTTCGGACAGCTTCCTCTGAAACCACATTAGCCGAACATCCTGAATCAATTACAAACCGGCATATCTTTCCTTTCACCGTGCAGGTGGAAGAAAATAACGATGTGCGCTGCCATGGTTCACTGGTCTGGGGAGCAAAACAGTTTCTTCGAAGCATAAGGAAAGTTCCTGTGTCTCCTGCGACCTGGTCTTCTTCAATATCATCTTCGAGGTCCTCGTCATCATCGTAAATAGGATCTCCCATGCCCTCTTTATCTGCTGCGAGTAACCCGCGACGTCCAAGAGTTGGGCAAGCTGTTTGAATATGGCCTCGTTCACCACAGGTGAAACAACGAAGCGCGCCTGTTCGTGGTGGTCGGCCTTCGACGACCTCTGCTGGTCGAGTCGTCGGCCGCGAACTCGGTGGAGTGGTTGTGGTCTCACGGGTCGTCGAGTTTTTGGAATCGTCGGGAGTTGTTGTGTTGCGACCACGTGAATTTCCTGACCACTGGTTAGTGCTGAGGCGTGACTGTTGTTCGATGAGCAGGGCCCGCTGACGAGCTTCAGAGACGGAACAAGGGTCGAACTGGTGTAGCATGGTCTGCAATTGTTGCCGTAGCCCTGCGATATAGCGAGCCACCAGCTGATCTTCTGAGTCATGAACATCTATTCGAGTTAACATCTGATAGAATTCATTAGAATATTCTTCGACGGAACGTGACCCTTGACGTATATTATGAAACTTCTGGAATAAGAGACGCTCAAAGTTATATGGGATAAAAGTTTTCCGCATATGTTTTTTGAGTTTATCCCATGATGTTATCTTTTCCTTTCCACGGCGAATCCGTGAAGTTTTAATTTGACTCCACCATGAGGCAGCATGACCACGGAATCTGGTTGTTACAAGCGGTACTCTCTTCTGTTCTGGAACTTCTTTGAAATCGATGAATTCATCGACAGTAACAAACCAGTCAAGAAGATCTTCCGGTTGCGAACCGCCATGGTATTCTGGGATATCAATTTTAACCCCTGACATCCAACGGGTATCCTCGTTGTGTCTGTTGTGTTGCTCTGGACGGTGACGATTGCGGTGATTTCCATCAGCGAATGGATTCTCCTCATCGTTGTCCTCTTCGTGATCGTCAAAGACGGGATTGTCGTGACGAAGTTGCCGTTGAGCTGGAGGTGCGTGTGCGCCTTGTGCTGCATTGGCAGGGTGTCGATCATTGGCTGCGTGTGCGGCGTTGGCGGCAAGTGCGGCTTGGACGCCTGCTTGAACTCCGGACTGAATTGCTTCAGCCATCGTCCGTCTCATGTTGTCTTgaaaattttcttgaaaatcTTCCAGGAACTGTTGCATCTGTGTCCATTCGTTTGGACGAGGTGCCATTGTAACCGAAGATCGATAATCACGATTGGAACGTAATTAAAAGGTCTCTGATACCAATTGACGGAGCGGAAGTACCGTCTAGTAACCGATAATGCAAAGATATCGTTGAATTCTGAGAATGCCCGCTATCTATGCCTTCTTAAAGCCGTTGAATTCTTAGAGAATGCCCGGAAGTAAGGTTTCAAGAGTTTGTTAACACAAAAGCTCTAGTTTATTAATCAATAATTCAAAAAGTCGTATCCCTCACAAAGCCGAGATGATACTATATATAATGATATAGAAAACCTAATCTTAAAAGGAAATagatcaaaacttaacattaataggaaaaggaaagaaaaccaaaaccaaagcgTAAGAGGATGTACGCTACATCAAAAACTCAGCTTGTAAACTGGATCCTTTTCTTACAACTCAAAACTGTCCCTAGTTATTATTACCTTAGTTCCAGAAATGAAAAGAAACTCTTTTGCGCGAGAGGGATCGAAAAACGCCATCTTCTTCTCAACTGTATCGTAAGCTGCAACCTGAAGGATACAAAAGCACCATATTATGATAATCAACAAACTTCAGTTGCTGCATGAAGACAGAAATGACTAAGCATTACCCTAAATGGAAGAATATTTAGTTTCTCAAGTCCAGGAGCCATGCTCAAGACTTTCTTCCCATGATCAGGATCATACAGATCTCTCTTCTCAGTAGGATGTCCCATTCCCGCTGGATCACGTCCCACAATGTAGAAATTAGCACCTGCGTTAATCCTAGCCTTGGCGTGCCATTGAACTTCTGTTGGACCAGCATAGTGCATCGGTGATGGAAATATCGAGACAATAGTAGTCTCCGGGTCAAGCACTCCATCTTCAAGAACCTTAATACATTAAAGACCAAACTGAATTAAAGCCTGTAATAATCtaaaaacaaattgttttataaggTTGAGAGTTTCACCTTGCTATGTTGTTCCATTCTAACATCAAGAGGAACATCATCAGCCTTAGTGAAACCTCCCAAAGGATGAAGCAGCAGAATAGGGTTCTTATAACCCATCTCCAAAAGCCTTTTACGTGTATCGTTCATTAACAAAGCGTGGCCGTTGTGCACAGGGTTCCTTAGCTGGAATGCAAACACAGCATCCGCTTGACGATTGTCAAACTCTTTCCTAAGTTGTTTAGGAGATAGCCTGTAGTGATCAAGCCCATCGTTGTACTTAATAGGCTGGAAAATTTCTAAATCTCCACCGATCAGCCAGTTTCCAGATGGAGTGATGTGTTCTTCAACATAAGGCAGTCCTGGAGAAGTGGTTCCCCAAGTTCTAGCAATCCTTTCTTCCTTGTTGTGTTTGTATATCTCCACACTGAAATTTTAACAAGCAGAAGATTTAGTAAAAACTGTCAAATAAGCTACACAAATCAACATTAAGGTGTTGATTGTTTGAactagtttttagttttagtttttggtttttagattttggttttagtttttagattttggtttttgatttttaagtttttattttggttttcagtttttggtttctagcttttggttttggtttttggttttgcagtatttttagttttttataagATGAGTGGACattctttaaacaaaaaatagcaataacatatatagaaattacaaataaaatatatcaaaaacagtgattgttaattaaaaataaaaatacattaaaatgttttaaaattattttattttaagtattatattagaaaaaaaataaaaatatctattaattatgcaaattaatatattaaaattttgaaactatgtataaattttctttataaattacttttatttttttaatcttgaattgctatttgtattttaaattactatgatatttttaattaataaaacattttctattttttataattttagttattttaaatgTGTCTAATAATTGTTCTAAttattcaataattttatttatagaaatagataactaattctttacaattagttatactatatataaatatctaaattattttacagatataaaatacaaataatcatttatattattatttaaatgatattttatgtacaaaaaaaattcattttttcctttaaaaactcacaaaagttggtttttggtttttattcataaattgtttaaaactttaaaaaaactagttttcctaaattttagggaatctatttgttaaaaaacttgattggcaaatcaaatggtttttacaaaaacaaaaactaaaagctaaaacttgattggagaaaaaatggtttttgagaaaacaaaaaccaaaaactaaaacaaaaactagaaacaatcatcacctaaaaGACTCTCTCTTTTAACACTTGAACACAATTAGAGGCGTAATTGCATTGCTTTCTCTAGAAGAAACTTAAAGAGACTACCACAAGTTCTTATACAGCAATCTTATCATCAAACTTTTCTATACACTATAGTTACATGTAACCAGTGTTTTAAATATCGGTCTAGGTCGCCTAGTGGGCAAATCGGGTATGAACAAAATGATATTTTTCAAaccgatttttttaaaatccgCCTACAATAAACATGTATAAGGTGCCTAATCACCGCCTAGCAATTCTTGAAATTTTGCATGTAACCATttctatatatgtaaaaatatatatgcaccTTCTAAGAGAACCGATGACATCTCCTTGAGGGCTAACAAGAGCAACATTCTTAGACACACCGATCTGTTCCTTGGTGTCATCATCAATAGCAAGAACAATAGGAAGCGACATGTTGACCAGAGACCCATCTTTCAACCTCAGAGAGTTGAAATGCAAACTCTGAAGATACTCGTCTTCTCTCATGAACCCTTTCAAAGGACTAGCCCATCCTTCGCTGATCACGTGCACCCACTCCAGATCGATCTTCGTCAGCTTCACTTTCGGCATCGTCTCTGACTCAGCCTTCTTCAGCTTAATCTCAGATTCGGAAACCATTAATTCAACGAGTTCCCCACCGTCTGGGTCAATCAAGGAGCTCTTAACAGTCATCGAAGGAGGAAAGGTGGGAGGTTGCATTGTCGGGTTGCGTTTATTCACCAAACTGACGAGAGGGTTGTGGTTAAAAGAAGATAAGAACACTAGTTTCAACGGGGTTTGATTTGTGTGAGAGGATGGTTTTGAGTTTCTAGGTTGGATGTGAGATTGAGAAAGGTAAGAGGATCTGATCAGAAGAGACATTGATCTCGGTGAATAGAGGTCAGCGAGAGAAGTGGAATGGAGAGAGTGAACAGTGAAGCTGAGATTTGGTTGAACATGATTGgaggaacaagaagaagacCGAACACTGTGAAAGACATCATCCACACGTTTGCCACTTTTGTCTCTTCGCTTTTCAGTTGCAGGAATTTTTGGCTTGTGGATGGAATTGCTGCCTTCAGTGTTAAATGTCCTTTTTGCCCTTTATTCTAATGGGTCCTTAGGGGCCACTGGCTGCAATTTTACTACCAAAACAAATTGGGCTTATGTTATTTTCTTCATCAATTTTACTTACGTAAGCTTGGAGGTTCGGTTCagatgatttgtattttaaccaaacaaaaattgGATTTGATATTAGATTAGTTTGGTTTATGAAAATTATCTGAAGTTTCAGtatatttttggttaaaagTTTCAGTTATTTCGGTTCAAATTTTTCTAGTTTGTTTAGTTACGTTTGAAATTTTGGTTATTTCATTTAGTTCCATTGAAAATTTGGTTAGAACTTTTATGAATtggttttatttatagaaaatgaaaaataaaattagtcaATCACCAAACCAAACTGAtaactatattttcttttagaCAGAATTCATAATCAAATGatttgaaccaaaccaaaattttggttcgACAGTTCCGGTCAAAAATCCCAAGCTTACTCACACGTACACACACATTTATAGAATGAAAGCCAGTAAGGTGTTGAAAGTGTGTAACTCTAATTAAGAGGGCCTTTATAAAACTCTACATAAAAGATTTTAGTGAGGTAGACGTAGTAACCAAACTAGACAAGAGACCAACCACAAGCGCACTGTTGTATGTGCTTGGCTCATTTTGCATAGAGTTGTTCCTTGCGTCTATAAACGTATCGTTCAGAAACGGTCCACCAACAAGTGCACCGTAAGCTACGTTCGGGTTTGGTTCCTCCGAGTTAAGCCACTCGAATCCGTCTTTGCATCCAGTGTTTGCATCAGCTGGTATCGACGCTCCTCTATGATGCACATACTCTGGATATTTATCACCATAACCCACCAAATAGCTCATTTTCTCTGGATTTTTCCCTAGCATGTAATCAGCCTACAAAGCATAAATCGTGTTAATATATGTAAAGAGCTCATGAGTTTAGCACAATGGTTATACTAGTGAACCTGGGATCTGGCGAATTTCCTGAGATCTGAAGGTTTAAAGGATGTGTCACCACAAGCTAGGTTTTCAATGCCGGATGTGAGCATGTAGTCACTGTAGAGTGTGGCTAAAAATGATGAAGACACAGGTTGTTGCAGTGCATTCCATTCAGCAACCCATATAAGACCacctataacaaaaaaaaattatatgaaattgTAGCATAAGTGAATGTATAGTTTAATATCAGGTGTAAGAAATTGTATCTACCCTCAGTTCTACTAGATGTAGCTGTTGGGGAGCTTGGTATAAGCCCACACATGACAGCTTCTGCTGTTTCTTTATAACCTTGAAGTCCTTTGCTTCCTGATAAGTCTTTTTTGAAGAATGTCAATCTTGATAATAGTATCTGCAATGTTAATATATAACTCAGTAAATGGTATTATTAAACAAGACAAGAACATGATCCATGATTTTGTAACTTGTAACCTGTGTTCCTGGAAGCTTGTTGTCCCAACTAAACCATGAAGGACTTCCAAAATTACCAAACTCGTCACCATTTTTAGACACAAAGTCAAGGTACGTTTTGTCCTCTGTGGCATGGTACAACCAAGAAGCTGCCCAAAGAAGCTCATCTCCGTATCCAGTTGAGTTGTAATAACTCTGAACCTTAGGTATGTTGACACTGTAAGATCCCCTGTGGTTATCCGCGAAACCGAACAACTGCTTGGCGTGTTTCAGAAGCGTGCTTGAATATTTAGGATCACTTTGCTTGAAGACTAAAGATGCAGCAGCCATGGCAGCTGCCGTTTCAGCAGCAACCTCAGTCCCTGGAGTCTCTGTATCAATCTTGGTGAGAGTTCTCTTCGTAGACATTGTTTCTGGCCTATCCCAACATTTATGATCAGTCTCCGGATCTCCAACCTTCAGACATTGCATAAACATTTAATAAGAACTAGATTTctacccgcacaaccgtgcgggtatatattttcgcatttatatatatagatatttgttttacataattattatatatttttaatgttactaatatatttaaatgtttgtataattatgccaaatataataattttatagttttcatactgtaaattaaaatcatcacatatatatgttgcttattatatatttatcctATTGAATTTgtgtttgattactaaactaaattttttaatgcatgaaacaacatatatgcaaataattttgtatttaatttattataatcatgaaccgtaattcaaatcgctagatttttttagtaattttttaatgtttat
This genomic window contains:
- the LOC103872802 gene encoding endoglucanase 2, with protein sequence MGEKSSSRCCCCSWFIGIIVLIAVVLAIVFTIRHNKSNKHPDDGADIVPLPGSIDKNYADALKIAMQFFDIQKSGKLENNKITWRGDSGLEDGSEAGLDLSKGLYDAGDHMKFGFPMAFTATLLSWSILEYGHHMDSVNQLDPAKDSLKWITDFLIHAHPSANLLYIQVGDPETDHKCWDRPETMSTKRTLTKIDTETPGTEVAAETAAAMAAASLVFKQSDPKYSSTLLKHAKQLFGFADNHRGSYSVNIPKVQSYYNSTGYGDELLWAASWLYHATEDKTYLDFVSKNGDEFGNFGSPSWFSWDNKLPGTQILLSRLTFFKKDLSGSKGLQGYKETAEAVMCGLIPSSPTATSSRTEGGLIWVAEWNALQQPVSSSFLATLYSDYMLTSGIENLACGDTSFKPSDLRKFARSQADYMLGKNPEKMSYLVGYGDKYPEYVHHRGASIPADANTGCKDGFEWLNSEEPNPNVAYGALVGGPFLNDTFIDARNNSMQNEPSTYNSALVVGLLSSLVTTSTSLKSFM
- the LOC103872801 gene encoding ATP sulfurylase 2 isoform X2; amino-acid sequence: MSLLIRSSYLSQSHIQPRNSKPSSHTNQTPLKLVFLSSFNHNPLVSLVNKRNPTMQPPTFPPSMTVKSSLIDPDGGELVELMVSESEIKLKKAESETMPKVKLTKIDLEWVHVISEGWASPLKGFMREDEYLQSLHFNSLRLKDGSLVNMSLPIVLAIDDDTKEQIGVSKNVALVSPQGDVIGSLRSVEIYKHNKEERIARTWGTTSPGLPYVEEHITPSGNWLIGGDLEIFQPIKYNDGLDHYRLSPKQLRKEFDNRQADAVFAFQLRNPVHNGHALLMNDTRKRLLEMGYKNPILLLHPLGGFTKADDVPLDVRMEQHSKVLEDGVLDPETTIVSIFPSPMHYAGPTEVQWHAKARINAGANFYIVGRDPAGMGHPTEKRDLYDPDHGKKVLSMAPGLEKLNILPFRVAAYDTVEKKMAFFDPSRAKEFLFISGTKVIITRDSFEL
- the LOC103872801 gene encoding ATP sulfurylase 2 isoform X1, which produces MSLLIRSSYLSQSHIQPRNSKPSSHTNQTPLKLVFLSSFNHNPLVSLVNKRNPTMQPPTFPPSMTVKSSLIDPDGGELVELMVSESEIKLKKAESETMPKVKLTKIDLEWVHVISEGWASPLKGFMREDEYLQSLHFNSLRLKDGSLVNMSLPIVLAIDDDTKEQIGVSKNVALVSPQGDVIGSLRSVEIYKHNKEERIARTWGTTSPGLPYVEEHITPSGNWLIGGDLEIFQPIKYNDGLDHYRLSPKQLRKEFDNRQADAVFAFQLRNPVHNGHALLMNDTRKRLLEMGYKNPILLLHPLGGFTKADDVPLDVRMEQHSKVLEDGVLDPETTIVSIFPSPMHYAGPTEVQWHAKARINAGANFYIVGRDPAGMGHPTEKRDLYDPDHGKKVLSMAPGLEKLNILPFRVAAYDTVEKKMAFFDPSRAKEFLFISGTKMRTYARTGESPPDGFMCPSGWNVLVKYYESLQESDESSKQQQAVV